Proteins from a genomic interval of Halostella salina:
- a CDS encoding metal-dependent hydrolase, producing the protein MYQLGHCGIALLVYAPIGAALVLAGHGFAAYVGGAVMVATATLPDCDHRLPLVEHRGPTHSVPFALLVGAGFGVVGSVVAPAVDGALGVDPAAFGFAIGCLSVATHLLGDVLTPMGIRPLWPVSDRRYTLNLTHAKNPLANYGLFALGVLATAVTLVGLARVV; encoded by the coding sequence GTGTACCAGCTCGGCCACTGCGGGATCGCCCTGCTCGTCTACGCGCCGATAGGGGCGGCGCTCGTCCTCGCCGGGCACGGCTTCGCGGCGTACGTCGGCGGCGCGGTGATGGTCGCCACGGCGACGCTCCCCGACTGCGACCACCGTCTCCCACTGGTCGAGCACCGCGGCCCGACCCACTCGGTGCCGTTCGCGCTGCTGGTCGGTGCGGGGTTCGGCGTCGTCGGATCGGTCGTCGCGCCGGCCGTCGACGGCGCGCTCGGCGTCGACCCCGCGGCGTTCGGCTTCGCGATCGGGTGTCTCTCGGTGGCGACACACCTGCTCGGCGACGTGCTGACGCCGATGGGGATCCGGCCGCTGTGGCCGGTGTCGGACCGGCGCTACACGCTGAACCTGACGCACGCGAAGAACCCGCTCGCGAACTACGGGCTGTTCGCGCTGGGCGTGCTGGCCACGGCGGTGACGCTGGTCGGTCTCGCTCGCGTGGTCTGA
- a CDS encoding DUF7577 domain-containing protein — protein sequence MSAIVTAVLYAGVVVLVPLLVVLPILLLERRREDGGAGLTDTSSGAVFRGGADDRSNGSDHGESEASDAVACRTCGELNGADYTFCRECAEPLAGR from the coding sequence ATGAGCGCGATCGTCACCGCGGTCCTGTACGCGGGGGTCGTCGTCCTCGTCCCGCTGCTCGTCGTACTCCCCATCCTCCTGCTGGAGCGCCGTCGGGAGGACGGCGGTGCGGGACTCACGGACACCTCGTCGGGGGCGGTGTTCCGGGGAGGGGCTGACGACCGTTCGAACGGCTCGGACCACGGGGAGTCCGAAGCGTCGGACGCCGTCGCCTGCCGCACCTGCGGGGAACTCAACGGTGCCGACTACACGTTCTGTCGCGAGTGCGCTGAACCCCTCGCCGGCCGCTGA
- a CDS encoding Gfo/Idh/MocA family protein: MNFGVLSTAHIARTAFIPALDDTDHDVVAVASRDGDRAADAAADHGIPRSYASYEALLEDKDVDAVYNPLPNALHAEWTKRAADAGLHVLCEKPLGVDAAEARAMGEYCDDRGVTLMEAFMYRYNPRTERAIEIVETELGEVRSVQSRFSFRMGDTPDDIRLSPDLAGGSLMDVGCYAIHATRQFLGEPDRVLGTTNDARGVGVETEAAATLAYDDGATAQVSSGFETPESQYYRVETTDGWLEVPDAFNTSGVSTPTLSYEVDGRTVTETFDPVDQYALEADHFADCVAEGRTPLTDAADAAATLAVIDAIRESAATDAPVALD; encoded by the coding sequence ATGAACTTCGGCGTTCTCAGCACGGCACACATCGCTCGCACCGCGTTCATCCCCGCGCTCGACGACACCGACCACGACGTGGTCGCGGTCGCGTCACGGGACGGGGACCGGGCGGCCGACGCCGCGGCGGACCACGGGATCCCGCGGTCGTACGCGAGCTACGAGGCCCTGCTGGAAGACAAGGATGTGGACGCGGTGTACAACCCGCTCCCGAACGCGCTGCACGCGGAGTGGACGAAGCGGGCGGCCGACGCGGGCCTGCACGTCCTCTGCGAGAAACCCCTCGGCGTCGACGCCGCGGAGGCCCGCGCGATGGGCGAGTACTGCGACGACCGCGGCGTGACGCTGATGGAGGCGTTCATGTACCGGTACAACCCCCGAACCGAGCGCGCGATCGAAATCGTCGAGACGGAGCTAGGGGAGGTTCGGTCGGTCCAGTCCCGGTTCTCGTTCCGCATGGGCGATACGCCCGACGACATCCGCCTTTCGCCGGACTTGGCGGGCGGGAGTCTGATGGACGTGGGCTGTTACGCGATCCACGCCACCCGACAGTTCCTCGGGGAACCAGACCGCGTGCTCGGAACGACGAACGACGCGCGCGGCGTGGGCGTCGAGACCGAGGCCGCGGCGACCCTGGCGTACGACGACGGGGCGACCGCGCAGGTCTCCTCCGGGTTCGAGACGCCCGAATCACAGTACTACCGCGTCGAGACGACCGACGGCTGGCTGGAGGTCCCCGACGCGTTCAACACCTCCGGCGTGTCGACGCCCACGCTCTCCTACGAGGTCGACGGCCGGACCGTCACCGAGACGTTCGACCCGGTCGACCAGTACGCGCTGGAGGCCGACCACTTCGCGGACTGCGTCGCCGAGGGGCGGACGCCCCTGACCGACGCCGCGGACGCCGCGGCGACGCTCGCCGTCATCGACGCGATCAGGGAGAGCGCGGCGACCGATGCGCCCGTGGCGCTCGACTGA
- a CDS encoding aldo/keto reductase produces the protein MTVPTRTLPSGDELPAVGVGTWNISGDTVREAVRAGLDAGYAHVDTAEGYRNEDAVGDAIADYDREDVFLTSKVLPKNLGYESVLQSCEASLERLGTDYLDLYLIHWPNPAISLRETLDAMATLHDEGKVRNVGVSNFSAYQLSCAQHVSDVPIAVNQIEFHPWFQRPDLVEYCRETDTVIEAAAPLARTDIFGSEVVQDLAETYDKSPAQVVLRWAVENDVVPLPKSSSPEHVRENLELFDWELDDADRQRLDAADRDEPVYDYPSRDWTGDVYGISE, from the coding sequence ATGACTGTCCCGACAAGGACGCTCCCCAGTGGCGACGAACTGCCCGCGGTCGGCGTCGGCACGTGGAACATCTCCGGCGACACCGTCCGCGAGGCCGTCCGCGCCGGGCTGGACGCCGGCTACGCACACGTCGACACCGCCGAGGGGTACAGAAACGAGGACGCGGTCGGCGACGCCATCGCCGACTACGACCGCGAGGACGTGTTCCTCACCTCGAAGGTGCTCCCGAAGAACCTCGGCTACGAGTCCGTGCTCCAGTCCTGCGAGGCGTCGCTGGAGCGGCTCGGTACCGACTACCTCGACCTCTATCTGATCCACTGGCCGAACCCGGCGATCTCGCTCCGCGAGACGCTGGACGCGATGGCGACGCTCCACGACGAGGGGAAGGTGCGAAACGTCGGCGTCTCGAACTTCAGCGCCTACCAGCTCTCCTGTGCACAGCACGTCTCGGACGTGCCGATCGCCGTCAACCAGATCGAGTTCCACCCGTGGTTCCAGCGGCCGGATCTCGTGGAGTACTGCCGCGAGACGGACACCGTTATCGAGGCCGCCGCGCCGCTCGCCCGCACGGATATCTTCGGGAGCGAGGTCGTGCAGGACCTCGCCGAAACCTACGACAAATCGCCCGCGCAGGTGGTCCTCCGGTGGGCCGTCGAGAACGACGTGGTGCCGCTGCCGAAGTCCTCCTCCCCCGAGCACGTCCGCGAGAACCTCGAACTGTTCGACTGGGAACTCGACGACGCGGACCGGCAGCGCCTCGACGCGGCCGACCGCGACGAGCCGGTGTACGACTACCCCTCGCGGGACTGGACCGGCGACGTGTACGGCATCTCGGAGTAG
- a CDS encoding nucleoside triphosphate pyrophosphohydrolase — MTREYDKLVRDRIPAVIEETGERPVTHVADDAEYARRLREKLDEEVREYREDSDPGELADVLEVVHALRELEGLTADELDAIRAEKAERRGRFEDRIVLERVE, encoded by the coding sequence ATGACACGCGAGTACGACAAGCTCGTCCGGGACCGGATCCCCGCGGTGATCGAGGAAACCGGCGAGCGCCCCGTTACCCACGTCGCGGACGACGCGGAGTACGCGCGCCGCCTCCGCGAGAAACTCGACGAGGAGGTCCGGGAGTATCGCGAGGACAGCGACCCCGGGGAACTGGCGGACGTGCTCGAAGTAGTCCACGCCCTCCGGGAACTGGAAGGGCTGACGGCGGACGAACTCGACGCGATCCGCGCGGAGAAAGCCGAGCGGCGTGGGCGGTTCGAGGACCGGATCGTGCTGGAGCGCGTGGAGTAG
- the sucD gene encoding succinate--CoA ligase subunit alpha, with product MSVLVDDDTRVIVQGITGGEGNFHAEQMIEYGTNVVAGAVPGKGGQEVHGVPVYDTVEGAAREEDADASVIFVPPAFAGDAVFEALDAPIDLAVAITEGIPTQDMARVNKRLQEVDTRLIGPNCPGIITPGEAKLGILPGNIFSSGNVGLVSRSGTLTYQVVDNLTDRGLGQTTAIGIGGDPIIGTDFVDALELFEADEDTEAVVMCGEIGGEDEEQAAKYIAEYMDTPVAGFIAGRTAPPGKRMGHAGAIVSGSGTGTAESKINALNDAGVPVGDTPEEVADAVEDLL from the coding sequence ATGAGTGTTCTAGTCGACGACGACACCCGAGTCATCGTGCAGGGTATCACCGGCGGGGAGGGCAACTTCCACGCCGAGCAGATGATCGAGTACGGCACCAACGTCGTGGCCGGCGCGGTGCCGGGCAAGGGCGGTCAGGAGGTCCACGGCGTCCCCGTCTACGACACCGTCGAGGGCGCGGCCCGCGAGGAGGACGCCGACGCATCGGTGATCTTCGTCCCGCCGGCCTTCGCCGGCGACGCCGTCTTCGAGGCGCTCGACGCGCCGATCGACCTCGCGGTCGCCATCACGGAGGGCATCCCGACGCAGGACATGGCCCGCGTGAACAAGCGTCTGCAGGAGGTCGACACCCGCCTCATCGGGCCGAACTGCCCCGGCATCATCACGCCCGGCGAGGCGAAACTGGGCATCCTGCCCGGCAACATCTTCTCCTCGGGCAACGTCGGACTCGTCTCCCGGTCGGGCACGCTGACCTACCAGGTCGTCGACAACCTCACCGACCGCGGGCTCGGCCAGACGACCGCCATCGGCATCGGCGGCGACCCGATCATCGGCACGGACTTCGTCGACGCCCTCGAGCTGTTCGAGGCCGACGAGGACACCGAGGCCGTCGTCATGTGCGGCGAGATCGGCGGCGAGGACGAGGAGCAGGCCGCCAAGTACATCGCCGAGTACATGGACACGCCGGTCGCCGGCTTCATCGCCGGCCGCACCGCGCCGCCGGGCAAGCGCATGGGCCACGCGGGGGCCATCGTCTCCGGCAGCGGCACCGGCACCGCCGAGTCGAAGATCAACGCCCTGAACGACGCGGGCGTCCCCGTCGGCGACACCCCCGAGGAGGTCGCCGACGCCGTCGAGGACCTGCTGTAG
- the sucC gene encoding ADP-forming succinate--CoA ligase subunit beta: protein MKLHEYQAKGVFADAGIPTPASELADSVDGVLAAAGEIGYPVAVKAQVQVGGRGKAGGIKLVESDEEAREAAESILGMDLKGIHVDQVLVEEAVDFVNELYVGVTMDRGEGKPVAMVSTRGGVNIEEVAEEDPDAIVREHVDPAFGMHPYQARKAVYEAGVDRAVANDVASVLRTLYQLWDDKDGADAEINPLMVTSDDEVIAADAVMNIDEDALFRQPEIAEMEDESASGDELEEKADEYGFDYVRLDGNVGIIGNGAGLVMTTLDLVDYYGGAPANFLDVGGGAKAERIANALDMVFSDDNVDSVVFNIFGGITRGDEVARGINEALEQFDEIPKPVVVRLAGTNWEEGLEILNEDLVTVEQTLEDAVQRAVDYAEVEA, encoded by the coding sequence ATGAAACTGCACGAGTACCAGGCGAAGGGAGTCTTCGCCGACGCCGGGATCCCGACGCCCGCCTCCGAACTGGCGGACAGCGTCGACGGGGTCCTGGCAGCGGCGGGGGAGATCGGCTACCCGGTGGCCGTCAAGGCGCAGGTACAGGTCGGCGGACGCGGCAAAGCAGGCGGGATCAAGCTGGTCGAGAGCGACGAGGAGGCCCGCGAGGCCGCCGAGTCGATCCTCGGAATGGACCTCAAAGGGATCCACGTCGACCAGGTGCTCGTCGAGGAAGCCGTCGACTTCGTCAACGAGCTGTACGTCGGCGTCACGATGGACCGCGGCGAGGGCAAGCCCGTGGCCATGGTGTCGACCCGCGGCGGCGTCAACATCGAGGAGGTCGCCGAGGAGGACCCCGACGCCATCGTGCGCGAGCACGTCGACCCCGCGTTCGGGATGCACCCCTACCAGGCCCGGAAGGCCGTCTACGAGGCCGGCGTCGACCGCGCCGTCGCCAACGACGTGGCGAGCGTCCTCCGGACGCTGTACCAGCTGTGGGACGACAAGGACGGCGCTGACGCCGAGATCAACCCGCTGATGGTCACGAGCGACGACGAGGTCATCGCGGCCGACGCGGTCATGAACATCGACGAGGACGCCCTGTTCCGTCAGCCCGAGATCGCGGAGATGGAGGACGAGTCCGCGAGCGGCGACGAACTGGAGGAGAAGGCCGACGAGTACGGCTTCGACTACGTCCGGCTCGACGGCAACGTCGGCATCATCGGCAACGGCGCGGGCCTCGTGATGACGACGCTCGACCTCGTGGACTACTACGGCGGCGCGCCCGCCAACTTCCTCGACGTGGGCGGCGGCGCGAAGGCCGAGCGCATCGCGAACGCGCTGGACATGGTGTTCTCCGACGACAACGTCGACAGCGTCGTGTTCAACATCTTCGGCGGCATCACCCGCGGCGACGAGGTCGCACGCGGCATCAACGAGGCCCTGGAGCAGTTCGACGAGATCCCGAAGCCCGTCGTCGTGCGCCTCGCGGGCACCAACTGGGAGGAGGGACTCGAGATCCTGAACGAGGATCTGGTCACCGTCGAACAGACGCTGGAGGACGCGGTCCAGCGTGCGGTCGACTACGCGGAGGTGGAAGCATGA
- a CDS encoding potassium channel family protein yields MRELRDIRGLRPRDLSQRQRLLLKFVVGLGTVVLLFTFVYNWGMLALERRPQSVFRSFQTVVETMTTTGYGADAPWDTPAMNVLMVTIQLTGVIIGFVTLRVLVIPLFERTPLNLDDRLTTKDEHVVVAEYQRNAELLLEELEALDVDYVLIESDREDAKRLSDDGYQAIHGDPETRADLDRATVERANLLITDAGEGTASIVLTALEANDELRVISFLPSTRRKAALTEVGVDRGIAPNALIGQRLAEKATTPVARNGVNDDDAVAIREILVRRNSPLHGVEVRNSPLAGHPNLTLVAGWFDGEFRLPPSPDERLTPNAVLVVAGPVDEIDDVVNDLGGVRVSRVADHSRVVVAGCGEGGEAAVDALPADVSATTVDESAATNPDVVGDVTEPETLREAGIEDATALVVTVDDDATALLTVAMARSLSDDVEILARVTDDEKASAAFRAGADYVLSIQRVCARLVASEVHGERVVDPASQIRVVRADGDPFAGESIRAVRQNAERGWTVAGVLRDGVVHTGERETVRADDEVFVAGSDAGIAEFERTVDAA; encoded by the coding sequence ATGCGCGAACTCCGGGACATCAGGGGGCTTCGGCCACGGGACCTCTCACAGCGCCAGCGGCTGCTGCTCAAGTTCGTCGTCGGGCTCGGCACCGTCGTTCTCCTGTTCACGTTCGTCTACAACTGGGGGATGTTGGCGCTCGAACGTCGCCCGCAGTCGGTCTTCCGGTCGTTCCAGACGGTCGTCGAGACGATGACGACGACCGGATACGGCGCGGACGCGCCGTGGGACACGCCGGCGATGAACGTGCTGATGGTGACGATCCAGCTCACCGGCGTCATCATCGGCTTCGTCACCCTGCGCGTGCTGGTCATTCCGCTGTTCGAACGGACGCCGCTGAACCTCGACGACCGGCTCACGACGAAAGACGAGCACGTCGTCGTCGCGGAGTACCAGCGCAACGCCGAACTCCTGCTGGAGGAACTCGAAGCGCTCGACGTGGACTACGTCCTCATCGAGTCCGACCGGGAGGATGCAAAGCGGCTCTCCGATGACGGGTACCAGGCGATACACGGCGACCCCGAGACCCGGGCGGACCTCGACCGCGCCACCGTCGAGCGGGCGAACCTCCTCATCACCGACGCCGGCGAGGGCACCGCAAGCATCGTGCTGACGGCGCTGGAGGCAAACGATGAGCTTCGGGTGATCAGCTTCCTCCCCTCGACGCGGCGGAAGGCGGCGCTCACCGAGGTCGGCGTGGACCGGGGGATCGCGCCGAACGCCCTCATCGGCCAGCGACTCGCCGAGAAGGCGACGACGCCGGTCGCGCGAAACGGGGTGAACGACGACGACGCCGTGGCGATCCGGGAGATACTCGTCCGCCGGAACAGCCCGCTCCACGGCGTGGAGGTGCGGAACTCGCCGCTGGCGGGGCACCCGAACCTGACGCTCGTCGCGGGGTGGTTCGACGGGGAGTTCCGCCTGCCGCCCTCGCCCGACGAGCGGCTCACGCCGAACGCGGTGCTGGTCGTCGCGGGGCCCGTCGACGAGATCGACGACGTGGTGAACGACCTGGGCGGCGTGCGCGTCTCGCGGGTCGCCGACCACTCCCGGGTCGTCGTCGCGGGCTGTGGGGAGGGCGGGGAAGCGGCTGTCGACGCGCTCCCGGCGGACGTGTCGGCGACGACCGTCGACGAGTCGGCGGCGACGAACCCGGACGTGGTGGGCGACGTGACGGAACCCGAGACGCTCCGGGAAGCCGGCATCGAGGACGCGACGGCGCTGGTCGTCACCGTCGACGACGACGCGACGGCGCTGCTGACCGTCGCGATGGCCCGCTCGCTGTCCGACGACGTGGAGATACTGGCCCGGGTGACCGACGACGAGAAGGCGTCGGCGGCGTTCCGGGCGGGCGCGGACTACGTGCTGTCGATCCAGCGCGTCTGCGCCCGGCTCGTGGCCTCGGAGGTCCACGGCGAGCGCGTCGTCGACCCGGCGAGCCAGATCCGCGTCGTCCGGGCCGACGGGGACCCGTTCGCCGGCGAGTCGATCCGGGCTGTCAGGCAGAACGCGGAACGGGGCTGGACCGTCGCCGGCGTCCTGCGTGACGGGGTCGTCCACACCGGCGAGCGGGAGACGGTCCGGGCCGACGACGAGGTGTTCGTCGCGGGCAGTGACGCGGGGATCGCGGAGTTCGAGCGGACCGTCGACGCGGCGTGA
- a CDS encoding TIGR03557 family F420-dependent LLM class oxidoreductase, with protein MPEFGFALSSELHGPNELVDHAVRAEELGFDYLTVSDHYHPWIPAQGESPFVWTTLGGVARAVDGIPIDTGVTCPIMRIHPAIVAQAAATAATMHPGTFSLGVGTGEALNEHVTGEHWPEQPVRLEMLEEAVAVIRKLWSGEQVSHHGTHFDVQNARLFTLPESEPAIHVSAYGERAARTAAAIGDGLVSVGPQATVADAFADAGGEGPKYAQLTLSYAETEDEAVDAAYERWPNTALAGELSSLLPTPVHFDQACEMVAPGDIAEGSTVTDPDPDAHIETVEQFVDAGYDHVTLHQVAPDVEGLLEFYAEEVMPSF; from the coding sequence ATGCCCGAGTTCGGCTTCGCGCTGTCGAGCGAACTGCACGGTCCGAACGAACTCGTCGACCACGCCGTCCGCGCCGAGGAGCTGGGGTTCGACTACCTGACCGTCTCGGACCACTACCACCCGTGGATCCCCGCCCAGGGCGAGAGTCCGTTCGTCTGGACGACGCTCGGCGGCGTCGCCCGCGCGGTCGATGGGATCCCGATCGACACCGGCGTCACGTGCCCGATCATGCGGATCCACCCGGCGATCGTCGCACAGGCCGCAGCGACGGCGGCGACGATGCATCCGGGAACGTTCTCGCTGGGCGTCGGCACCGGCGAGGCGCTGAACGAGCACGTCACCGGGGAGCACTGGCCCGAACAGCCAGTCCGTCTGGAGATGCTGGAGGAGGCCGTCGCGGTGATCCGGAAGCTCTGGTCCGGCGAGCAGGTGAGCCACCACGGGACCCACTTCGACGTGCAGAACGCGCGCCTGTTCACGCTCCCGGAGTCGGAGCCGGCGATCCACGTCTCGGCGTACGGCGAACGCGCCGCCCGGACGGCCGCTGCGATCGGCGACGGGCTCGTCTCGGTCGGCCCGCAGGCGACCGTCGCCGACGCCTTCGCGGACGCCGGGGGCGAGGGGCCGAAGTACGCACAGCTGACGCTCTCCTACGCCGAAACCGAGGACGAGGCCGTCGACGCCGCGTACGAACGCTGGCCGAACACCGCGCTCGCCGGCGAGCTAAGCTCCCTGCTTCCCACGCCGGTCCACTTCGACCAGGCCTGCGAGATGGTCGCCCCTGGGGACATCGCCGAGGGGAGCACCGTCACGGACCCGGACCCGGACGCGCATATCGAGACCGTCGAGCAGTTCGTGGACGCGGGCTACGACCACGTCACCCTCCATCAGGTCGCGCCGGACGTGGAGGGGCTGCTGGAGTTCTACGCCGAGGAAGTGATGCCGTCGTTCTGA
- a CDS encoding phosphopantetheine adenylyltransferase: MRVVVAGTFGPVHDGHRALFEAALERGDEGVVVGLTSDELARSSRDRPVPPFEQRRERVATEVDRLDEHGRDIEIRRIEDEYGFADDDPTLDAIVVSPETDDRVAEINRRRTDRGFEPLEQVVVPHVLADDGERISSTRVVRGEIDEHGNAL, translated from the coding sequence ATGCGCGTCGTCGTCGCCGGCACGTTCGGCCCGGTCCACGACGGCCACCGCGCCCTGTTCGAGGCGGCGCTGGAGCGGGGCGATGAGGGGGTCGTCGTCGGCCTCACGAGCGACGAGTTGGCCCGGTCCTCGCGGGACCGCCCGGTGCCGCCGTTCGAACAGCGCCGCGAACGGGTGGCGACCGAGGTCGACCGCCTCGACGAACACGGCCGCGACATCGAGATCCGGCGGATCGAGGACGAGTACGGCTTCGCGGACGACGACCCGACGCTCGACGCCATCGTCGTCTCGCCCGAGACGGACGACCGGGTGGCCGAGATCAACCGGCGGCGGACGGACCGCGGGTTCGAGCCGCTGGAGCAGGTCGTGGTCCCGCATGTACTGGCCGACGACGGGGAACGGATCTCGTCGACACGGGTCGTCCGCGGGGAGATAGACGAACACGGGAACGCCCTGTGA
- a CDS encoding fumarylacetoacetate hydrolase family protein — protein sequence MRRVRFRDPAGAVRTGEWTDDGIEFGGETYDPDAVDVLPPSEPSKVVCIGRNYAKHAEERDEEVPDRPLLFLKPPNAVAGHGDEIRLPAGKDRIEHEAELAVVIGEQCRNVPESEAMAVVAGYTCMNDVSNRDDQSREQNWVRGKAFDGAAPLGPVVAPPESVPEDASIELRVNGETRQDSSLEHLIFSVPELIAEITTYMTLEPGDVVATGTPAGVGPLTDGDRVEVEVEGVGTLAHTAVQD from the coding sequence ATGCGACGTGTACGCTTTCGCGACCCGGCCGGCGCGGTTCGAACGGGCGAGTGGACCGACGACGGGATCGAGTTCGGCGGCGAAACGTACGACCCGGACGCCGTCGACGTGCTCCCGCCGTCCGAGCCGTCCAAGGTCGTCTGTATCGGCCGCAACTACGCGAAACACGCCGAGGAGCGCGACGAGGAGGTACCGGACCGCCCGCTGCTGTTCCTGAAGCCGCCGAACGCCGTCGCGGGCCACGGGGACGAGATCCGACTCCCGGCGGGGAAAGACCGGATCGAGCACGAGGCCGAACTCGCCGTCGTGATCGGCGAGCAGTGCCGGAACGTCCCCGAAAGCGAGGCGATGGCCGTGGTGGCGGGCTACACCTGCATGAACGACGTGTCGAACCGCGACGACCAGTCGCGGGAGCAAAACTGGGTCCGCGGGAAGGCGTTCGACGGGGCCGCCCCGCTCGGTCCTGTCGTCGCGCCGCCCGAGTCGGTGCCAGAGGACGCAAGCATCGAACTGCGCGTCAACGGCGAGACGCGGCAGGACTCCTCGCTGGAACACCTCATCTTCTCCGTCCCGGAGCTGATCGCCGAGATCACGACGTACATGACGCTGGAACCCGGCGACGTGGTCGCCACCGGAACGCCGGCCGGCGTCGGTCCGCTGACCGACGGCGACCGCGTCGAGGTCGAGGTCGAGGGCGTCGGCACGCTCGCCCACACCGCGGTGCAGGACTGA
- the hisC gene encoding histidinol-phosphate transaminase has product MQPRDLSAHVPYEAGRGIEEVARELGRDPDEFVKLASNENPLGPSPAASEAIREAAGRANSYPTAAHTDLTAAVADAWRVDDEQVWLGNGGDGALDYLARATLSPGDDVLVPDPGFSYYAMSARYHHGEVAEYPLPAADDFAMDADTVLDHYDGERVVYVTSPHNPTGRVMALDEVERVARETDEETLVVVDEAYGEYADEPSAVSIVGGAASKDAGLSEATEDRETRDDVAVLRTFSKAYGLAGVRLGYAVVPADWGDAYARVNTPFAASEIACRAGIAAMGDREHVQDSVETAAWAREYIHENVDAPTLPSSGNFVLVRVGDGTETYEALKRRGVIVRDTSSYGLLEYVRVTCGTREETRRAVEELNEVLA; this is encoded by the coding sequence ATGCAACCGCGAGACCTGTCGGCCCACGTCCCCTACGAGGCGGGCCGCGGGATAGAGGAGGTCGCCCGCGAGCTCGGGCGGGACCCCGACGAGTTCGTCAAGTTGGCGTCGAACGAGAACCCGTTAGGACCGAGTCCCGCCGCATCGGAGGCGATCCGCGAGGCGGCGGGGCGGGCCAACTCGTATCCGACGGCGGCTCACACGGACCTGACCGCCGCCGTGGCGGACGCGTGGCGCGTCGACGACGAGCAGGTGTGGCTCGGCAACGGCGGCGACGGCGCGCTCGACTATCTCGCCCGTGCGACGCTGTCGCCGGGCGACGACGTACTGGTGCCCGACCCCGGCTTCTCCTACTACGCGATGAGCGCCCGGTACCACCACGGCGAGGTGGCGGAGTACCCGCTTCCCGCGGCGGACGACTTCGCGATGGACGCCGACACGGTGCTCGACCACTACGACGGCGAGCGCGTCGTCTACGTCACCTCGCCCCACAACCCGACCGGCCGCGTGATGGCGCTCGACGAGGTAGAGCGCGTCGCCCGCGAGACAGACGAGGAGACGCTCGTCGTCGTCGACGAGGCGTACGGCGAGTACGCCGACGAGCCCTCGGCCGTCTCGATCGTCGGCGGCGCGGCGAGCAAGGATGCCGGACTCTCGGAGGCGACCGAGGACCGCGAGACACGGGACGACGTGGCCGTCCTCCGGACGTTCTCGAAGGCGTACGGGCTCGCGGGCGTTCGGCTGGGCTACGCGGTCGTCCCGGCGGACTGGGGCGACGCGTACGCGCGAGTGAACACGCCGTTCGCGGCCAGCGAGATCGCCTGCCGCGCCGGGATCGCCGCGATGGGTGACCGCGAGCACGTTCAGGACTCGGTCGAGACCGCGGCATGGGCCCGGGAGTACATCCACGAGAACGTGGATGCCCCGACGCTCCCGAGTTCGGGGAACTTCGTGCTGGTCCGGGTCGGCGACGGGACGGAGACGTACGAGGCGCTGAAGCGCCGCGGCGTCATCGTCCGGGACACGTCGAGCTACGGCCTGCTCGAGTACGTCCGGGTCACCTGCGGCACGCGCGAGGAAACCCGCCGGGCGGTCGAGGAACTGAACGAGGTGCTCGCATGA
- a CDS encoding adenylate kinase family protein, protein MRVAVTGTPGTGKTTATDRLDTALDVVHLNDVVREEGLYDDVDEERDSVIVDIDAVADWLGDRDDVVVDSHLAHHLDADRVVVLRCHPEELERRLRDRGEPPAKAEENAESEALDVILAEAVDAHGEANVYEIDATDRDPDAVAAAIEAVVAGEREPSAGTVSFVDYL, encoded by the coding sequence ATGAGAGTCGCCGTCACCGGCACGCCCGGCACGGGCAAGACGACCGCGACCGACCGGCTGGACACGGCCCTCGACGTGGTCCACCTCAACGACGTGGTTCGGGAGGAAGGGCTGTACGACGACGTGGACGAGGAGCGCGACAGCGTGATCGTCGACATCGACGCCGTCGCCGACTGGCTCGGGGACCGCGACGACGTGGTGGTCGACTCCCACCTCGCACACCACCTCGACGCTGACCGCGTGGTCGTGCTGCGCTGTCACCCCGAGGAACTGGAGCGCCGCCTCCGCGACCGCGGCGAACCGCCGGCGAAGGCCGAGGAGAACGCCGAGAGCGAGGCACTCGACGTGATACTCGCCGAGGCGGTCGACGCCCACGGCGAGGCGAACGTCTACGAGATAGACGCGACCGACCGCGACCCCGACGCGGTGGCCGCCGCCATCGAGGCCGTCGTCGCGGGCGAGCGCGAACCGAGCGCCGGCACCGTCTCCTTCGTCGACTACCTATGA